One region of Miscanthus floridulus cultivar M001 chromosome 19, ASM1932011v1, whole genome shotgun sequence genomic DNA includes:
- the LOC136528524 gene encoding uncharacterized protein isoform X1: MFIQKAWRTAAFGLYGFTQFTKSGFLEHAKKFREEDMQIRLDGKNCLVTGANSGIGFATAEGLASHGATVYMLCRNKERGEAALNQIRSKTGNANIHLEICDLSSINEVKSFATKFTSTDKPLHVLVNNAGLLEHKRETTAEGLELNFAVNVAATYTLTELVMPLLENAAPDARVITVASGGMYTEPLNKDLQFTEGTFDGTQQYARNKRVQVALTEWWAEKYGDKGVGFYSMHPGWADTPGVAKSLPGLSEKLSGNLRTNDEGADTVVWLALQPKEKLASGAFYFDRAEAPKHLKFAGTAASHAQINSIVDSIRSICGFSVKG, encoded by the exons ATGTTTATCCAGAAG GCATGGAGGACGGCGGCGTTTGGGCTCTACGGCTTCACCCAGTTCACCAAATCCGGTTTCCT GGAGCATGCAAAGAAATTCAGAGAGGAGGATATGCAGATCCGGTTGGATGGGAAAAATTGCCTGGTAACTGGAGCAAATTCTGGCATTGGTTTTGCTACAGCTGAGGGTTTGGCTTCACA TGGTGCTACTGTCTATATGCTCTGTCGTAACAAGGAGAGAGGGGAGGCTGCTCTCAaccaaataagatccaaaactGGAAATGCAAATATTCATCTGGAG ATTTGTGACCTTTCATCTATCAATGAAGTAAAATCGTTTGCAACAAAGTTCACTTCAACGGATAAACCACTCCATGTCTTG GTAAACAATGCTGGCTTACTAGAGCACAAGCGTGAGACTACAGCAGAAGG ATTGGAGCTCAATTTTGCTGTCAATGTAGCTGCGACATACACTTTAACAGAGCTAGTTATGCCGTTATTGGAGAATGCAGCACCAGATGCTCGTGTCATCACAGTTGCATCAGGAGGCATGTACACCGAGCCACTGAACAAGGACTTACAG TTCACCGAAGGCACCTTCGATGGGACACAACAATATGCTCGAAACAAAAGAGTTCAG GTGGCACTCACTGAATGGTGGGCTGAGAAATACGGCGACAAGGGAGTTGGTTTCTATTCCATGCATCCTGGATGGGCTGATACGCCTGGGGTCGCCAAGAGCTTGCCCGGATTGTCAGAAAA GTTGTCTGGAAACCTGAGAACAAATGACGAAGGAGCTGATACAGTGGTTTGGTTGGCGTTGCAACCTAAGGAGAAGTTAGCCTCAGGAGCTTTTTACTTTGACCGGGCTGAAGCACCAAAACATTTGAAGTTTGCTGGGACTGCAGCCTCGCATGCTCAGATAAACTCCATCGTTGATAGCATTAGATCCATCTGTGGCTTCTCTGTTAAAGGTTGA
- the LOC136528524 gene encoding uncharacterized protein isoform X2, giving the protein MQIRLDGKNCLVTGANSGIGFATAEGLASHGATVYMLCRNKERGEAALNQIRSKTGNANIHLEICDLSSINEVKSFATKFTSTDKPLHVLVNNAGLLEHKRETTAEGLELNFAVNVAATYTLTELVMPLLENAAPDARVITVASGGMYTEPLNKDLQFTEGTFDGTQQYARNKRVQVALTEWWAEKYGDKGVGFYSMHPGWADTPGVAKSLPGLSEKLSGNLRTNDEGADTVVWLALQPKEKLASGAFYFDRAEAPKHLKFAGTAASHAQINSIVDSIRSICGFSVKG; this is encoded by the exons ATGCAGATCCGGTTGGATGGGAAAAATTGCCTGGTAACTGGAGCAAATTCTGGCATTGGTTTTGCTACAGCTGAGGGTTTGGCTTCACA TGGTGCTACTGTCTATATGCTCTGTCGTAACAAGGAGAGAGGGGAGGCTGCTCTCAaccaaataagatccaaaactGGAAATGCAAATATTCATCTGGAG ATTTGTGACCTTTCATCTATCAATGAAGTAAAATCGTTTGCAACAAAGTTCACTTCAACGGATAAACCACTCCATGTCTTG GTAAACAATGCTGGCTTACTAGAGCACAAGCGTGAGACTACAGCAGAAGG ATTGGAGCTCAATTTTGCTGTCAATGTAGCTGCGACATACACTTTAACAGAGCTAGTTATGCCGTTATTGGAGAATGCAGCACCAGATGCTCGTGTCATCACAGTTGCATCAGGAGGCATGTACACCGAGCCACTGAACAAGGACTTACAG TTCACCGAAGGCACCTTCGATGGGACACAACAATATGCTCGAAACAAAAGAGTTCAG GTGGCACTCACTGAATGGTGGGCTGAGAAATACGGCGACAAGGGAGTTGGTTTCTATTCCATGCATCCTGGATGGGCTGATACGCCTGGGGTCGCCAAGAGCTTGCCCGGATTGTCAGAAAA GTTGTCTGGAAACCTGAGAACAAATGACGAAGGAGCTGATACAGTGGTTTGGTTGGCGTTGCAACCTAAGGAGAAGTTAGCCTCAGGAGCTTTTTACTTTGACCGGGCTGAAGCACCAAAACATTTGAAGTTTGCTGGGACTGCAGCCTCGCATGCTCAGATAAACTCCATCGTTGATAGCATTAGATCCATCTGTGGCTTCTCTGTTAAAGGTTGA
- the LOC136529601 gene encoding syntaxin-124-like, whose product MNDLFSSSSFKKYADSSPATSAGGTDAGGESVVNLDKFFEDVEAVKEDMRGLEGMYKGLQSTNEETKTAHDARTVKSLRSRMDKDVEQVLRRAKAIKGKLEELDRSNATSRKVPGCGPGSSTDRTRTSVVAGLGKKLKDLMDDFQGLRARMAAEYKETVARRYYTVTGEKPEDSTIEALISSGESESFLQKAIQEQGRGQVMDTISEIQERHDAVKDIERSLMDLHQVFLDMAALVEAQGHQLNDIESHVAHASSFVRRGTVELESAREYQKSSRKWMCIAILASILLIAVLVLPVLVNLRILTLPTKR is encoded by the exons ATGAACGACCTGTTCTCGTCGAGCTCGTTCAAGAAGTATGCGGACTCGAGCCCGGCGACGTCGGCGGGGGGCACGGATGCCGGCGGCGAGAGCGTGGTTAACCTGGACAAGTTCTTCGAGGACGTGGAGGCGGTGAAGGAGGACATGCGCGGGCTGGAGGGCATGTACAAGGGCCTCCAGTCTACCAATGAGGAGACCAAGACGGCGCACGACGCCCGCACCGTCAAGTCCCTCCGCTCCCGCATGGACAAGGACGTCGAGCAGGTGCTGCGCCGCGCCAAGGCCATCAAGGGCAAGCTCGAGGAACTCGACCGCTCCAACGCCACCTCGCGCAAGGTGCCCGGCTGCGGGCCGGGGTCCTCCACCGACCGCACCCGCACCTCCGTCGTCGCCGGCCTCGGCAAGAAGCTCAAGGACCTCATGGACGACTTCCAG GGGCTGAGGGCGAGGATGGCCGCAGAGTACAAGGAGACGGTGGCGCGGCGGTACTACACGGTGACAGGGGAGAAGCCGGAGGACAGCACGATCGAGGCGCTCATCTCGTCCGGGGAGAGCGAGTCGTTCCTGCAGAAGGCGATCCAGGAGCAAGGGCGCGGGCAGGTGATGGACACCATCTCGGAGATCCAGGAGCGGCACGACGCCGTGAAGGACATCGAGCGCAGCCTCATGGACCTTCACCAGGTGTTCCTCGACATGGCGGCGCTCGTCGAGGCGCAGGGCCACCAGCTCAACGACATCGAGAGCCACGTCGCGCACGCCAGCTCCTTCGTGCGCAGGGGCACCGTCGAGCTGGAGTCCGCGcgcgagtaccagaagagcagcCGCAAGTGGATGTGCATCGCCATCCTCGCCAGCATCCTGCTCATCGCCGTCCTCGTCTTGCCCGTGCTCGTCAACCTCCGCATCTTGACGCTCCCCACCAAACGATGA